A region of Mauremys mutica isolate MM-2020 ecotype Southern chromosome 2, ASM2049712v1, whole genome shotgun sequence DNA encodes the following proteins:
- the LOC123363247 gene encoding translation initiation factor IF-2-like, whose translation MGGGGGAGLWPGFRGPAVAEAFAGLTFWFPLTPAPRTERSGLGPGGRGGETGGLRAGSPRPAPALGHELSEPRARQPVTAPGAPPGAGGRDAAPLTAPPQSYRGGGPARPLPHPEEPLPLSPEAPGPDEPLALRTRSNYTSHGEEPEPERETAPELPPPALRPPRQAVVACSRPGCWQARPLSDAGALRRCGRPRPLPCGRGEDGRGKLRVRRWMTPRNKTDGLSTQSASASAGWIQTLYCDVGISQEELRSDMILSCAEKHSEPGLHTRRK comes from the exons atgggggggggcgggggggctggtttATGGCCCGGATTTCGCGGACCAGCCGTAGCCGAAGCTTTCGCCGGACTCACGTTCTGGTTCCCCTTGACACCCGCTCCACGCACGGAGCGCAGCGGCCTCGggcccgggggcaggggaggggagacgggTGGGCTGCGTGCGGGCTCCCCCAGGCCGGCCCCAGCCCTCGGACACGAGCTCAGCGAGCCCCGGGCCCGCCAGCCCGTTACAGCCCCCGGGGcgcccccaggggctgggggaagagacGCGGCCCCGCTCACCGCCCCCCCTCAGAGCTACCGGGGCGGGGGCCCCGCGCGGCCGCTCCCCCACCCGGAGGAGCCGCTACCGCTCTCACCTGAGGCTCCGGGGCCGGACGAACCGCTCGCGCTAAGGACACGTAGCAACTACACAAGTCACGGCGAGGAACCGGAACCGGAACGAGAAACTGCGCCGGAACTTCCGCCTCCGGCGCTACGCCCCCCTCGCCAGGCCGTCGTCGCCTGCTCCCGGCCGGGATGTTGGCAGGCCCGGCCCCTCTCTGACGCAGGCGCTCTGAGGCGATGCGGCAGGCCACGCCCACTCCCTTGCGGGCGGGGAGAGGATGGGCGTGGCAAGCTGCGCGTGCGCAG ATGGATGACACCGAGAAACAAAACGGACGGCTTGTCAACTCAGTCTGCCTCAGCTTCAGCGGGATGGATCCAGACCCTCTATTGTGATGTTGGAATCTCACAGGAGGAACTCAGATCAGACATGATACTCAG